The genomic interval AAAGCTAATGCCATTCCTTGTTGCATAAATTCTGGAAAATAAGAACTCAGATCAGGAGCTTTTATATCAAGATTTACAATTGCTTTGTCTCCTTCCACTTTTGTTTTCTTGATTTTGTAACTCATTTTTTTGTATCCGCTTAAGAAAATTTTTACAGTTTCATCGTTTGCCAAAAGTTCGAATTAGGATTCAACTCCTTTATTTTTTTGCATCTCCAGTTTGAAGTGCCTTTAATACACTTTCTAAATCTTTCTGTGCTTGCGGTGTTCCACAACTGAATACAAATAACATCATCGTCAAAACCAATAATATCTTTTCATTCTTTTCCTCGCTTTCTATTTTATAATTTATTAAATTATATCATATTTCAAAGAAAATTGAAAGTATTAAAAAAACCAGTTAAAAGTGCCTTTACTTATCAGTTAGATATTATACTAAATTTTAAATTTCTTCTAAAAGTTTTTCTAAAATCACTATCTAAAGTTACTAAACAAACATCTTTTTTCTTCACAATATTTACTTATTATTAAATCTGTAAAATCCAAACTAGATAACAACGTTTCTTTATTTTCTATTTTTCATATTCAAAATTATAATGCTCAACTTCAAATTCTTGATGCAGAAGAATGTCATTTATTATCTTTATTATTCCTGCGTTTGAAATTTTAAACTCAGGAGTTTTTCGATAATCTTTTTTAGTAAATTTTTCATCTTTAAGTTTACTTATTTTATAGTCTTCAAAAGCAGCATTCAATGCTAAATTATAAAATTCTGATATAATGGGAATTATTATCTTTATTTTTATTTTTTTATTTTACAATCTATGAGTAAATCTTCTATTTTTGAAATGTAGTTTTGGTTTATCGTATTATTTTTGTTTATTTCAGGATGATAGAGGTTTACCAGAACATTTGTATCAAATATTACTTTTTTTTCATTAATTGTTCTTAAATCATAATTATTTAGATGAGTAAAATATTTTTGATCCATTTTTAGACACCTCTATCTGATTAGCTACAACTTCGTTGGCATTATTTATTTTATGTTGTCAATTGTTTCCTCTGAAAATTCTCCATAAAGTTTCCCTATTGAAACATTAAAAAATCTTGTTGTGCTCGCCTCGATTCCACTAAAATCTAACACGATTTCTTCGTTCTTTTTTATCCCTTTTCTAATTCTTTGTGCAAAATTTCTCCTTTTTCAGCTTTAATTGCAAATTCTGTTTTAATTAATTCTTTTACATTTATTTCCATTTTCCTCCTTTAAGCTATCATTATCTTTTATAATAAATATCAATAATAATCGTTGTTCCTTTATATTTGTTAGTTAGTCTATTATAAACTGTTTTCTGTTTTTATCAACAGAATAATAATCATACCGAAACTACTGTTATATTCCCTTCTAATTCTTCAACCATTTCTTTTAAATCATACAAACCATAACCGCCCGATGTTCCATCTTTTCTTGTGGTTGTACCTTCTTTAAATATCCATTCTATACATTTTTATTTGATAAATTAGGTTTAACTTCTTTTACCTTTTCATTTATTGTTTTTCCTAAATTGCTTACCGAAAAGAAAGTTTGCTAAGTCTAGGATAATACTGCCCACATATATATGCTACCGCTGTTTCTCCATGTTCATAACTATTGTTAGTAATTTCTCCAATATTACTTAATAGATAGCTATAAATCAAATTACTATTATTCAATAACTTTTTCTCTAATATTATATTTTTATTTTTCCAAATGTATCATTCTCATTTTCTTGCTTCTTTAACATTGTAAAATCCAGCATTGTCTTATAATTATCTTCAGATATTCTAATTTCATTATTAAATAATTTTAAATATTTGTTTTGCAAAAAAAATCTATTATTTCACTCTTTATTTCATTGTAATATATTTTTCATGTGTCTGAAACAACTGCTGGTTAATAGTGTGAAAAGCGGAAGCAACAAGCTTCAAAAAACCTTATCTCTTTCATATTATAGTATAGCTTGTTATCTTTTGCAGATAACAAATTATTTAAAATTGTATTATTTCAAATTTATTTTTCATTTCTTGGAGAAAATCTATATGTTCCACATTTTTCTCCGTATCTTAACTATAGTTTTCCTCAATAAACCCTTTTAAATCTCTTTTTTATTTATCTTTATTTCCCAAATCTACTTTTAAACTCCGCCAATCTCATCAATGCTTTTCTTCTTCTTTTCCAACAAAATAATCCTCTAGCGGAATGTAATTAAATAAAAATTCTGCCAAAAATAAATTTGCTTCGTTTTCTAGCTGGTTGGAAAATCCAAAAAATTATCTTTCATAAAAGAAATATCTTTTGTTGGATGCTTCAATACGGCATGTCTAACTCGTGTAACAGCACTATAATTATCATTAATTCAGAAAGTTTGCTGTTAATCATTATTAAACTGACTCCAGCGTTTCTTACATGAAATCCTTTTATTTTTCCTAAATACTGAAATATTATTTCAACGCCTGCTCTTTCATAAATTTCAAAAGGATTCTTTGTTCTGTATTTTTCTATCAGATTTTTTACTCTTAATACAAAATTCTTTTTCATATTCCTCCAATAATGGCTATTTTTTATTTTTCTTATCCCTTTTTATTTCTTTTGATCTAAAATATGCGTTATTCAGAGCAAGCATTAACTTGTCTTTGTCTTCTTCCGAAACATTTTCATCATTAAAGAAAAATACGGCATTATCTTCTAAAAATTTCTCTCTTTGCAATTTTTCTCTTCTGTTCAATTGTAAAACCCTATCATCGTCTATTTTATCTAAGGCAGCACCAGCCAGATTAAACAATTCTATTTTATTTAGATTAAATATTTCTGCTAAAGCCGATAAAACTTTTATTGGAACTTTTTCGTGTTCCTCATTCTCTAATCTTTTTATACTTGTGTGACTGTAATTAATATTTTTCCTTTTAATTTATTCTCTACTTGTCGCAAAGTTAAATTTCTTTGCTCTCTCTTTTCTTTTAATAATTCCCCTAGTTTCATAAGTATTCCTCCTGCTTTCTTATTCTAATTTTACCACATTTTTTCAAAAAGTAACAATTTTGTTACAAAAAAGTGTTGCATTTTTGTTACAAATGTGTTATAATAATTTTGTAGTCAAGATAAGACTACTTTTTTAAAGGAATTTATGTAACAAAACGTTACATAATGTTATAAATAGGAGATGATAAAATGACAGCTTTAGAAAAAGTAAGAGGCGTAATATTCGATTTAATTGATAGTGAAGAACTAAAGGTAAACGATAACGATGAAATCGAATATACTCAAGAATGGTTGAACAATTGGCTTATGAGCTGGATATTGGACGGAGCCACAACAAAGGAAGTTATGAAAATTCGTGAATATTTTGAGAACTTTGAATATGAGGAACAAGTTGAAAAAAGTTATCAAGTTGGAGTAATAACATACGACAACGGACATCAGAAGCAGAGTGGGAAGATGAAATTGTAGATGTAACTGTAACAACTAAAAAAAATAGCATAGGAGGAATAACAATGAATTTTGAATCGGTAACATTAGTAAACAGCAATAACGAGAAAATGAAAAAGGAATTAAAACAGCAAAGAAACTAAAAAATAGAATCAAAAGGCTGTTTAACAAAAAACAACCAAAGCCACTACTTTTTAATCCGAACTGGAAATAAATTGATATTTTACCAAGCCCATAAGCGATTGTGGGTTTGGATAAGATATTAATAATCTTAAATAAATTTCAGGAGGCAAAATATGACAATAAGAGAACAGCTGGAAAAAGAAATGGATAAACAGGAAATTGAAGAAATGGAGGAAAAAATGCTGACAACAAAGAGTGCAATAAAATGGATAATTCTAATTATAACAACTGCTCTAATGCAGATTGAAACGATTAGAGTTAAAGGGCATTGGATATTTGGCGGTAATACAGTGTTTCCATTTTAATGGCACTACTACTATGGTATGTGCCAAGCAGAATTAAGGAATTTATGGGTCTTGTAAAAGGGAGAATTTTTTTAAAGGAGAAAACTATGTGGATAAAAATTAAAGATATTTTACTTAATTTGTCAAATTTTCATACTATAGGAAAAAGGGAATTTGAAATAAAATTTTCGTATTCTCAAGAAGTCTTTGTTCTTCGTTTTGATACACAAGAAGAATGTGATAGAGAATTTGAAAGAATCGAGAAATTATTGCTGAACCAAAATAATGTTTACAGATGACTATATAAAACAACAAAACGCAAGTCTTAACTTTTTAAGAATCTTTAAGAACTTGCAGGAACTTAACAAGGAATTAAAACAAGACAATGATAAATGGGAGGAAAAGAATAATGAACATTTACGAAAAATTACAAAAGGCTAGAGTTGAATTGCAAAGTTTGGGATTGAAAATGGGAGGGCATAATAAATTTTCCGGCTTTAAATATTTTGAACTAAAAGACTTCTTGCCAAAAGTGAATGAAATATTTGAAAACTTAAAACTTTTTTCAAAATTTGATTTGCTAGAAAACGAAGGTGTATTAACTGTAATTAATACAGAGAAAACGGACGAAACAATCACTTTTGTAACTCCAAAGGCTGAAATAGTTTTAAAAGGACAGAATGGATTACAAATGATAGGAAGTACGCATACTTATTTAAAACGTTACTGTTATCTAAACGCTTTAGAAATAGTGGAAGACGATATGATTAACGCAACAATTGACAAAGATAAGCAACAAAATAAACCTAAAGAATATTCGACAGAAGAGGAGAAAATCAAAAGCAGTTAAATATATAAATGAACATTTAAAAGGAAATGAAAAGAGATAGATAAATATTTACTCGCTAATTCAACAGACAATTTAAGCAAAGTTCCAATTAAAGATTTAGAAAAATTATGTAACTATATAAAAACAATAAGCAAAAGAAGGGAGCATAAATTATGAACGTAGCAATATTAATGGGAAGATTAACACGAGATCCGAGCTAAAATATACATCAAACGGAAGGCATATACAACTTTTACATTGGCTGTACAGAAAACAAAAGATGAAGCTGAGTTTATCGACTGTGTGGCTTGGGAAAAGACGGCTGAGAATATAGCAGAATATTTTGGGAAAGGCAACAGAATATTAATACAAGGACGTTTAAGCGTAAACAGTTACGAACAGAACGGAGAAAAAAGGAAATTTACAAGAGTTTTGGCAAATACTTTTGAATTTATTGACAGCAAAAACAGTGGTAACGGTGAAAATAATAACAGAAATCGTTATGATTCTGATGAGGACGAAGGATTTCCTTTTTGATAAGAATAAGAAATGATAGAAAGGAGAAAACAAAATGAATAATTTGAGTTTAATAAAATACGAATTAAAAGAAATAAATAATATAATAAATTTTTTGGATAACCAAAATAATGAATTGGACGAACAAACAATAAATGATACAAAAGAAAGTGTTTCATTGCTATTAGAAGAAAAATCGGACCAACTGGAATTACTATTGAAAGATTTAGAATTAAAAGCAGAAAATGCAAAGAAATTGCTGATTTCTATACTAAAAAAGCAAAACAAGCAAGCGAAAGAAAAAAGCACTAAAAGTTTAATCTTAGAAGCCATGCAAGGATTGGATGTTAAGAGAATAGAAACTGAAACAGGTACATTTACAATTAAAAATAACAATCCATCTTTAGTGATTGACGACAAAAGTTTAATACCAGCAAAATTTGTAACTATGATTCAGAGCGATAAAATAGAAAAAGAAGAAATCAAAAAAGCAATTAAGAACGGAGAAGAAATTGCTGGAGTACATTTGGAGACTTCGCAAAGTTTACTTGTAAGATAAAAGAGAGGATTAATTGAGGGTACTTTTGTAACAAACAGGAGGAGAACAAATGAGCAAATACAAGGTAGGATTTTATGCAAACAGCAATGCAAATGCTTTCTGTACAAATGCTGAAGTTATAGATTTAGTCGATGATTACGGCTATACAGAAAAAGAGGCGGAAGAAATAATAAATGATGAAGAAAAGTTAGAAAAAAATTTGATGTTTGGTTATGGGATACTATAGAAACAGGCTTTCAAGTTCTCAAAACAGGAGAGAAGTTGAGGATTGGGAAAGAATGGATCAATGATAAAACATGCCGAAATTTACAAAATAAAATTGAAAATGAAATAAGATTCATAGCAAAAGTGTATATTGACAGAGAAGAAATACAAGAAGAAAGTTTTAGCGGTCCAACTTTTGAAGAGACTGCTAAACACGTTTCAAAAGATTGTGTTATATCGAATTATTTTGATATGACGGAAACGGAGGGATAATGAAAAATAAGGAAGAAATATTAAAACTATTATACAAAATCAAAGCAGAACAGGACAAAAGGAGAGCATAGATGAAAGCCATTATATATGCTAGGGTTAGCACAGAAATGCAGGAAGAGGGGCGTTCACTTGAGTTTCAGATAAGAAAATGCGAAGATTTTGTAAAATGAGCGGTTACAAATTAAAAGAAGTTATACAGGACGTAGAAAGCGGAGGTAATGATAATCGTGAAGGCTTTCTTAAATTACAACAGGAAATCAAAAGAAATCATTTGATGTGCTTGTGGTTTACGAGAGTTCTCGTATTTCACGTATAACTTTAACTATGTTAAATTTTGTTTTGGAACTTCAAAAAAGTAATATAAAATTTGTATCTATCTCACAATCTGAAATAAATACAACAACCCCACCGGTATGTTGTTCTTTCAAATATTTGCTGTGTTAGCAGACTACGAAAGAAAACAAATATCAATGAGGGTAAAGTCAAATAAATGGGCTAGAGCCAAAGCAGGAATATGGCAAGGTGGAAATATCCCAATTGGCTATAAAAAGACGAACATAATAATATTGTAATAGATCACGAAACTTCTGAAGATGTAATAAGTATTTTAATACATACTTAAATACTAAAAGTATTTCTGAAACAGCAAGTATATTTAATAGAAATATTTCATCTATTAAATGGATTCTACAAAACAGTTTTATATCGGCAATCTTATGTATGGTAGAAAAGAAAATAATATTAATACTGGAGAAGTTAAGATAAACAAGGAAATAACAATATTTAAGGAAATCACCAAGCATTAATAAGGAAGATCTATTCAGAGAAGTGCAAAATGTTATTCAAGCAACGTGTAATACGTAAAGAAGGCAAATTTTATTCACAGCGTAATACTGGAATGTACCTGTGGTGGAAAAATGTTTAAAACAGCGTTAATTACAGATGTGATAAATGTAAAAGGCAATATCCATGAATAAAGCCGAAAAGTTTATAATACGTAAATTATTGAATTTGAAAGAATTAGAGTTTTAAACGAAAAGCCTAATTTAGAAAAGTATAAAAGAGATAGAGAAAATATAGACAAGCAAATCAAAAAATAGATAGAGAAAGAACTAAGTATTTAGAATTATTTACTAAAGAATTGATAAATGAATTTGAATTAAATGATAAACTTGAGGAACTGAAAATAGAAAACGAGTATTTGAAGATTCCTTGAATGATATTGATAGAATAATAAAAGATAAAACAATAAGTGAAGAAAAATTGGACAATATAAAAATCTTAAAAGAAGTGTTAGAAAATATGGATGAAACAGATAGATATAATTTATTCTTGATGTTCAGAATGCTAATAAAAGGTGAAAATAAAAAAATATCAACCTTTAGAAGTGCTGATATTACTGAACTAATCCACTATTTTATGTGGGTTTTATGGTGCGAAAGTACGCACTAATCTTAACCACACATACTTAGAGCACTATTTATATTGATTATTATAATATACCTCTATCAATGCCAGAACATTGATAGAGAAATAAAATAACTCTTTACAAATTCATTTTATCAAATCCTTATCAAAAAAATCAAGGAGCGATAAATGAAAGATTTGAAAATTTTGAAAATAAAACGGAAACAGCTATAAAACAAAAGAGAGCGATTAAGCTCTCTTTTTATAATTCTTCAATGGTATGCGGAACACCTATTGGGAAAATACTGTTTTTTATAACAGCGTTTATATCCTCTGTAATTTTACTCGTAATAAATTTGTGATGTATTTTTCAATCTTTTGACTTCTTTTTCGTCTTTAATACTACTCTCCGACATAATTGAAATTATGTATTCTGAATCCATGTTCAATATTTCATAATCATTGTTTGAAATTTTAAGTTCAAACGATATTTTTTTCATTTCTGCACCTTTTTTTATCTCAGTAAATCTCGGAGATTTAAATTGTAAATCCATTTTTAAAGTTCGGTTATCTGAATTATTGAATTTTTCTACTAATTTTTCCTGTATATTAAGTTTTGAATTTATTAACCGTATATCATCTATCAAAATTTTTCTATTTATTTTTTTCATTTGAATCACCCTTCTTTCGTGTTCTTGACATCTTTTATTTGTAAAACAGGTCGGATATCTCCAAAACACTTTCCTTTATAAGCAAGTCATCTTTAATCGTGATTGTCCTTTTGGCATCTTCATTTGTATCTAACGTAATTGTCAAATCAAGTTGCTCAGGATTTTTTTTCACATAATTTGAAACAGCTCGTTTAATATCATTTTGTAAAACTCTTCCGAAATAATACTTATCTCACAATCATCCGTATCAAGATATTTTGATGCCATCTCTTCAAATTCATCAGTAAAATAAGAATACAGATACATTTTTTTTGAAATAATTTCAGAAATCAAAAGTTTGTTTAATGTTTTACAAATTCATCATCTTCTTCGTAAACCGAGTTTATAACGAGTTCATATTGTTCAAATTCATCGTTATAAAATACAAAAGCCTCTAAATCATTATAAGTTTCAGATAGCTTCTTCAGTATTTTTTAGCACCAAATTTTATTTCTTCATTTTTCATTTCTACACCTACCTTTATTCTTCATTACTTTCTACATCCATTATTTCAAGAATTTCATCATAAATTTCATCAAAAATATCTAAAGTCTTTTTAAATAATTCACATTATTAACTTGTAAAAAATCATCTTTATAATCAGCCTTTAACCTGTAATCAGAACATTTTTCTAATCTTCCTACTAATAAAAGCGCTTTTTCTTGCACATCTTTTTTATCATTTTAGGTATTATGTTCTTGTCGCAATGTTTATTAAACATTCTGATTGTATATCGGTGTGAATCCTTTTATCTCCTGTATTTTTTACTTTATTTAAAACTCTTGTTAATTGCATTATTCTTATATAAATGGCATAGTAGTATCTTCCTACTGCTGAATTACAATGAGGATTATCTAGTGCCATTAATACGTTTCCTGCATTTTAAATTCTTCAGATTTTTTCTCTAAAGCAATTCTAGTATCCTTGTATGGTTTCATAATTCCTCCTCACTGTGATATGTTACATATGTTATCATTTTTATTGCAAAAGTGCAACAAAAATTTTAATACTGCATCGTATATCTATTACAATTATACCCTAAAAATTTGAAAATATTAAATATTTTTTGTATTTTTTCAATATATTTTAATTCAGTTGACTTTTTTCATTTCACAAAAAAAGATAGCCATTTCTGGCTACCCTTATTCACTTCATTCATTTTTTTGTTGTAATAATACAATATTATCAAAGACACTATTATACTTAACGTGACTATTATAAGATTTTCCACCAAGGATTTTTCTCTTAACTGCTCTATTAGATGTATCTTTTGCGTTTTATTTTCCAGGATCAATTTTTCTATATTTCTTTTGTACTGCCAGTCTCTCTGTGCTACTGACAAAATTGAACTGACAGTATAAAGCAAAATCAATTTCACTATCCCTTTATTTGCAAAATTTATCTTTTCACTTTCTTGAAAATCCTTATGCCTTTTATCCTTAAATATTAAATCCCTAATCGTCTTTTTTGCCCCAACTGTCGCCATTGTTCCCACCACCTAACCATTTATCAATAAGCCTGTCCAACGCCTTTGGCACTTTGTCCTCAAGAACTTCAATTATCAGTTCCACAAAATATCCTACAACAATTATCAGCAACATCACTACAATATCTATTTCAGGAATCTTTTTCAGGAATCCCAAATACATCAATACATATAAAGCCAATGCCATTATTCCGTACAGAAGTCTAACCGCTATCGGATTTATTTTCAAGTGATTGTTTACCCTGTACAGCAAATTCCCTAATGTTCCTAAAATTAGACCATACGCTATAAATACCACATCTACCAAGTAATTTTCCATTTCTGCTCCTTATTTATGAATTTTAAAGTATGTTTTGTTTCCTGCTTTTTCTACATCGAAAATTTGTCGCAATATAACTTTTAAGTCAAATGTTTTTCTAGCTTCCTTTAAGACTTCTGTCAGAACTTCTTCCCCAACTTCTTCAGCAAAGTTAGGAATCCATTTTCTGTCAATTGTTTTTTCTTTTTCCAATAACTCTTCTAATTTATCCCAAAAGCTTCATACACTTGATTAAATTTTTCTGCTCCAGCTTTTCCTTTTGCAACTATTTCTGTTT from Leptotrichia hofstadii carries:
- a CDS encoding enterotoxin type A — translated: MFTDDYIKQQNASLNFLRIFKNLQELNKELKQDNDKWEEKNNEHLRKITKG
- a CDS encoding STAS-like domain-containing protein, with product MLDFSGIEASTTRFFNVSIGKLYGEFSEETIDNIK
- a CDS encoding single-stranded DNA-binding protein; this translates as MAVQKTKDEAEFIDCVAWEKTAENIAEYFGKGNRILIQGRLSVNSYEQNGEKRKFTRVLANTFEFIDSKNSGNGENNNRNRYDSDEDEGFPF
- a CDS encoding ERF family protein, giving the protein MNIYEKLQKARVELQSLGLKMGGHNKFSGFKYFELKDFLPKVNEIFENLKLFSKFDLLENEGVLTVINTEKTDETITFVTPKAEIVLKGQNGLQMIGSTHTYLKRYCYLNALEIVEDDMINATIDKDKQQNKPKEYSTEEEKIKSS
- a CDS encoding siphovirus Gp157 family protein; its protein translation is MNNLSLIKYELKEINNIINFLDNQNNELDEQTINDTKESVSLLLEEKSDQLELLLKDLELKAENAKKLLISILKKQNKQAKEKSTKSLILEAMQGLDVKRIETETGTFTIKNNNPSLVIDDKSLIPAKFVTMIQSDKIEKEEIKKAIKNGEEIAGVHLETSQSLLVR